The following proteins are co-located in the Solanum pennellii chromosome 1, SPENNV200 genome:
- the LOC114075184 gene encoding uncharacterized protein LOC114075184, whose translation MVLKTTYQDKATQTENKNEDTIEELLKPLLPFTNEDNLKSKANISQQHDYKNAELRRSEDDKISEIKGDDGKLPKTHNVYLNTGARTSKKVSEKSRNTNLNQLFIKPFTQNTQKHIPTEPQTSTYAVSIQSDKKRYNYITQSYTENIYKIQTYLNLNPRSNQTKDPNQDYITKKLQGYNRLIAQPKTSPNLVNACYSYGLLSTTYTYDGEEISGIPELYKTFITYKRVTKGNLFYIKFYTAPTEILYEEIKSPIQVIKIGLTKDMIIPEDIGHQNEIPKIEIPSFYPNKRIIGISTIIQELANNYLNGNAIWSYYARDQVMIYSNSRELRRADMDEVQRWILSLLKPEEQSTTRALKKEFISEESLIRYCKLIGHKYPDHRCSKCNGEDNVIPDVDLE comes from the exons ATGGTGTTGAAGACTACTTATCAAGACAAAGCTACTCAGACAGAGAACAAAAATGAAGATACAATCGAAGAGCTACTCAAGCCATTACTTCCCTTT ACTAATGAAGATAACCTGAAGTCTAAAGCTAATATAAGTCAGCAACATGACTATAAAAATGCGGAGCTACGTCGATCGGAAGACGATAAAATTTCAGAGATAAAAGGAGACGATGGGAAACTCCCTAAAACCCATAACGTTTATTTAAATACAGGTGCAAGAACAAGCAAGAAAGTTAGTGAGAAATCACGAAATACAAACTTAAACCAATTATTTATAAAACCATTTACCCAAAACACACAAAAACATATACCCACAGAACCGCAAACTTCCACATACGCAGTTAGTATACAGAGTGATAAAAAAAGATACAAttatatcacacaatcatacactgaaaatatatataagatccAAACCTATTTAAATCTCAACCCCAGATCTAACCAAACCAAAGATCCAAACCAAGACTATATAACCAAGAAATTACAAGGATACAATAGACTTATAGCACAACCAAAAACTAGTCCTAATCTAGTCAATGCATGTTATAGTTATGGATTACTAAGTACAACATATACATACGACGGAGAAGAAATTAGTGGAATACCAGAGCTATACAAAACATTTATTACATATAAAAGAGTTACAAAAGGAAACTTGttttatattaagttttatACAGCACCAACAGAGATATTGTATGAAGAAATTAAGTCACCAATTCAAGTTATTAAGATCGGATTAACAAAAGATATGATCATACCAGAAGATATTGGACATCAGAACGAAATACCAAAGATAGAAATACCAAGTTTTTATCccaataaaagaataattggtATATCAACTATCATACAGGAATTagcaaacaattatttaaatggaAACGCTATATGGAGTTATTACGCTAGAGATCAAGTTATGATATATTCGAACTCGAGGGAGTTAAGAAGAGCAGATATGGATGAAGTCCAGCGATGGATTTTGTCACTATTAAAACCAGAAGAACAATCTACGACAAGAGCATTGAAAAAGGAATTTATTTCAGAAGAATCATTAATCAGATATTGCAAACTTATTGGACACAAATATCCAGATCACAGATGCTCCAAATGCAACGGAGAAGATAACGTTATACCAGATGTTGATTTGGAATGA